A window of the Vigna angularis cultivar LongXiaoDou No.4 chromosome 3, ASM1680809v1, whole genome shotgun sequence genome harbors these coding sequences:
- the LOC128195866 gene encoding extensin-like codes for MGEAFSERKRVARPKKRQRQAPKYVLRVLARLPTIAAPDTSSVGPSSTPTIQPLTPTVDPTPTSAINRYNTPIVHPSPTPAAHPSTTPIADPLPPLMIITPTPPLVVLTPTPLPDRTSIPSSSCIPPSKTVTPFADPDSRGDVEGLDPPLHDRPWIEPYGKE; via the exons ATGGGAGAAGCTTTCTCGGAAA GAAAGAGGGTAGCAAGGCCTAAAAAGAGGCAACGgcaggcaccaaagtatgtacttagggtgctTGCTAGACTACCTACCATTGCTGCCCCCGAtacatcatctgtggggcctTCTTCTACCCCTACAATACAGCCTCTTACCCCTAcagtagaccctactcctacCTCTGCAATAAACCGTTATAATACCCCTATAGTACACCCTTCTCCTACCCCTGCAGCACACCCTTCTACTACCCCTATagcagaccctcttcctcctcttatgattataacccccactcctccccttGTGGTTCttacccccactcctctccctgaccgtacttctataccttcctcatcttgtATACCGCCTTCTAAGACTGTCACACCATTTGCTGATCCAGATTCAAGAGGTGATGTTGAAGGtcttgacccgcccctccatgatcgaccatggattgagccgtaTGGTAAAGAGTAA
- the LOC108324509 gene encoding glycinol 4-dimethylallyltransferase-like — translation MAMAHLISSPNVSSLSTGANLWSTKLSFNSIYCESSGGSKASQLKIKPQTQYNPLMFQQSPFNHHYKSIERGTTNKESNKCYVVKAVTVPSSESESEASNFKNIVDSVKNFMAVLYQFIYPYVMYGRTSATISASLVAVEKLSDISPLFFIGLLQALLPSLFLDLYVNGVNQVFDFEIDKINKPYLPLASGKLSFRNCVFIVASSAIMGLGLNLMIGSTALIWNFVLCATLWTCYSANLPFLRWKQNPVLASLVMLSCWTFILPVTYFLHMQTFVLKRPLVLTRSLIVTLLFLTFYATGLSLAKDIPDVEGDIKHGVDSFSARLGQKKVFWISVFLYEIAFAVAFLAGASSSSPFWIKFVTCLGNVVLGSILWYQTKYVDVTNPASTRSFYSLNWKLMMGAHVLLPLIR, via the exons ATGGCTATGGCACATCTAATATCTTCTCCTAACGTCTCTTCACTCTCAACTG GTGCAAATCTTTGGAGCACAAAACTCTCCTTCAACAGTATTTACTGTGAAA GTTCTGGTGGATCAAAAGCTTCCCAGCTCAAAATAAAACCTCAAACACAATACAATCCTTTGATGTTTCAACAATCACCTTTTAATCATCATTACAAAAGCATTGAAAGAGGAACCACAaataaagaaagcaataaatgTTATGTTGTGAAAGCCGTCACTGTACCATCTTCTGAGTCAGAATCTGAAGCTTCCAACTTCAAAAACATTGTGGACTCTGTCAAAAATTTCATGGCCGTTTTGTACCAATTTATTTACCCTTACGTAATGTATGGTCGA ACATCAGCTACAATTTCGGCGTCTCTCGTTGCAGTAGAAAAACTATCAGATATATCTCCGTTGTTTTTTATTGGTTTGTTACAG GCTTTGTTACCTTCCTTGTTTCTGGATCTTTACGTTAATGGAGTGAATCAAGTGTTTGACTTTGAAATAGATAAG ATAAACAAACCATATCTTCCATTGGCCTCTGGGAAATTATCCTTCAGAAATTGTGTCTTTATTGTTGCCTCATCTGCAATTATG GGTTTAGGGCTTAACTTGATGATAGGTTCTACTGCATTGATTTGGAACTTTGTGTTGTGCGCAACATTATGGACTTGCTATTCTGCCAAT TTGCCTTTCTTACGATGGAAGCAAAATCCGGTGCTGGCATCATTAGTCATGCTTTCTTGTTGGACATTTATACTTCCAGTTACATACTTCCTTCATATGCAG ACGTTTGTGTTGAAGAGGCCACTTGTGCTTACAAGATCATTGATTGTTACTCTGCTGTTCTTGACTTTCTACGCTACTGGTTTATCATTAGCCAAG GATATACCTGACGTAGAAGGAGATATAAAACATGGCGTTGATTCTTTCTCAGCACGTTTAGgccaaaaaaaa GTATTTTGGATTTCTGTTTTCCTATATGAAATAGCATTTGCAGTAGCCTTTTTGGCAGGAGCATCATCCTCATCTCCCTTCTGGATTAAATTTGTCACG TGTCTTGGAAATGTTGTTCTTGGTTCAATTCTGTGGTACCAGACCAAATACGTAGACGTGACAAATCCAGCTTCCACTAGATCCTTCTATTCATTGAACTGGAAG TTGATGATGGGTGCacacgttcttcttcctttaATTAGATAA